A part of Bacillota bacterium genomic DNA contains:
- the murF gene encoding UDP-N-acetylmuramoyl-tripeptide--D-alanyl-D-alanine ligase, with translation MKAVSAGEIALACGGEVVRGPAEVVVERVSTDSRSVVPGDVFVALRGPRFDGHDFVFEAVQKGARAALVDRASVARFSGASFTVVAVDDTLQGLQRLAAWYRGQLSARVVAVTGSVGKTSTKEMAAAILSRWGSTVRAPASFNNEVGVPLAILAAGQDTQALVLEIGMRGPGQIRKLCGVARPTVGIVTNVGEAHVGLLGSLEAIAKAKAELVESLPAGGVAVLNADDERVRAMAEVAPEGVRVVTFGVRKPADVRAENVRGGGLSGTQFDLVHGEKRAACRLAIPGRHLAANAAAAAAAAIACGVPIETAAEGLSGFAGASMRMEVETSPSGVVILNDAYNASPASMRAALETLETVAAEEGHRAVAVLGDMLELGTHAPEAHRAIGQEAARRGVDLLIAVGEMADLIARGAQEGGAGSEMTIIRVGTAEQAAAAALRHVRPGDAVLVKASRAIGLEAVVGALRQAGGDGPS, from the coding sequence GTGAAGGCGGTCAGTGCCGGGGAGATAGCCCTGGCCTGCGGCGGCGAGGTGGTGCGTGGCCCCGCGGAGGTGGTGGTGGAGCGGGTCTCGACCGACTCCCGGTCGGTCGTTCCCGGCGACGTGTTCGTGGCGCTTCGGGGGCCCCGCTTCGACGGTCACGACTTCGTGTTCGAGGCGGTTCAGAAGGGCGCACGGGCCGCGCTGGTCGACCGGGCTTCCGTGGCGAGGTTCTCCGGGGCTTCCTTTACCGTGGTCGCGGTGGACGACACGCTGCAGGGGCTCCAGCGCCTTGCTGCGTGGTACCGGGGCCAGCTGTCGGCCCGGGTGGTGGCCGTAACCGGCAGCGTCGGCAAGACGTCAACCAAGGAGATGGCGGCGGCCATCCTCTCCCGGTGGGGCAGCACGGTGAGGGCTCCCGCCAGCTTCAACAACGAGGTGGGGGTGCCGCTCGCGATCCTGGCGGCCGGCCAGGATACGCAGGCGCTGGTGCTGGAGATCGGGATGCGCGGGCCGGGGCAGATCCGGAAGCTTTGCGGGGTGGCACGGCCTACGGTGGGCATCGTCACCAACGTGGGCGAAGCCCATGTGGGCCTGCTCGGCAGCCTGGAGGCCATCGCGAAAGCCAAGGCGGAACTGGTGGAGAGCCTGCCCGCCGGGGGCGTCGCGGTGCTCAACGCCGACGACGAACGCGTGCGGGCCATGGCGGAAGTCGCCCCCGAGGGCGTCAGGGTGGTGACGTTCGGCGTCCGGAAGCCTGCCGACGTCCGCGCGGAGAACGTCCGGGGCGGGGGGCTGTCCGGGACGCAGTTCGACCTGGTTCACGGGGAAAAGCGCGCCGCGTGCCGCCTTGCCATCCCCGGTCGCCACCTGGCGGCCAACGCTGCGGCGGCAGCTGCGGCCGCAATCGCCTGCGGCGTTCCCATCGAGACGGCCGCCGAGGGGCTGTCGGGCTTTGCCGGGGCCAGCATGCGCATGGAGGTCGAGACAAGCCCTTCCGGCGTCGTCATCCTCAACGACGCGTACAACGCCAGTCCCGCTTCCATGCGGGCCGCCCTGGAGACGCTGGAGACGGTCGCGGCCGAAGAGGGCCACCGGGCCGTGGCGGTCCTCGGCGACATGCTGGAACTGGGCACCCACGCGCCCGAGGCCCACCGCGCCATCGGCCAGGAGGCGGCCAGGCGGGGCGTCGATCTGCTCATCGCCGTGGGGGAAATGGCCGATCTCATCGCCCGGGGAGCGCAGGAGGGCGGGGCCGGTTCGGAGATGACCATCATCCGCGTCGGCACCGCAGAGCAGGCGGCGGCGGCCGCGCTGCGCCACGTGCGTCCCGGCGACGCCGTGCTCGTGAAAGCCTCCCGGGCAATCGGGCTCGAGGCGGTCGTCGGCGCCTTGCGGCAGGCAGGGGGGGACGGCCCGTCTTGA
- the mraY gene encoding phospho-N-acetylmuramoyl-pentapeptide-transferase, whose protein sequence is MSAIGGVIGAALFSTAVTMLLLPGAIRVLHRVGAGKSIRSEGPARHAGKAGTPTMGGAVVVAAAASSTLIFSPDLATAAIMAAIPVAYGVLGSLDDLRALRLRRAMGLRAREKFLGQALLGAFFAVWALRVLPEVTVVSLPFGGGLWSLSPALFVALAALATVGAANGVNLTDGLDGLAAGSVAVASAVYAGAALLMDKPGVAIFAASVGGACLGFMWYNGYPAQVFMGDTGSLALGAALSVMAIFTGTVLALPLVGGLFVAETLSVMAQVGYFKLTGGRRLLRMSPLHHHLELIGWTEPQVVVRLWLTAILFGLLGLWAMLPGLRG, encoded by the coding sequence TTGAGCGCCATCGGCGGCGTCATCGGGGCGGCGCTGTTCAGCACCGCCGTCACCATGCTGCTGTTGCCGGGAGCCATCCGCGTCCTGCACCGGGTGGGCGCCGGGAAGAGCATCCGTTCCGAAGGACCGGCCCGGCACGCCGGCAAGGCCGGCACGCCCACCATGGGGGGCGCCGTCGTCGTGGCGGCGGCCGCCTCGTCCACCCTCATCTTCTCTCCTGATCTGGCCACGGCGGCGATCATGGCGGCCATCCCGGTTGCGTATGGCGTTCTGGGGAGCCTCGACGATCTGAGGGCGCTGCGGCTGCGCCGGGCCATGGGGCTGAGGGCCCGCGAGAAGTTCCTCGGGCAGGCTCTGCTCGGGGCGTTCTTCGCCGTGTGGGCGCTGCGGGTGTTGCCCGAGGTGACGGTCGTCTCCCTTCCGTTCGGCGGAGGCCTGTGGTCGCTGAGCCCGGCCCTCTTCGTGGCGCTGGCGGCGCTGGCCACCGTGGGTGCGGCCAACGGAGTCAACCTGACGGACGGGCTGGACGGTCTGGCGGCGGGTTCGGTGGCGGTCGCGTCGGCCGTCTACGCGGGGGCTGCCCTGCTGATGGACAAGCCCGGTGTGGCCATCTTTGCCGCCAGCGTGGGCGGCGCGTGCTTGGGGTTCATGTGGTATAACGGCTACCCAGCCCAGGTATTCATGGGAGATACGGGTAGCCTCGCGCTGGGAGCCGCGCTGTCGGTCATGGCCATCTTCACGGGGACGGTGCTGGCGCTGCCCCTCGTGGGCGGGCTGTTCGTCGCCGAGACCCTCTCGGTGATGGCGCAGGTGGGGTACTTCAAGCTCACGGGCGGGCGGCGGCTGTTGCGCATGAGCCCGCTTCACCACCACCTGGAACTCATTGGCTGGACCGAGCCGCAGGTGGTCGTACGGCTCTGGCTCACCGCAATCCTCTTCGGGCTGCTCGGCCTGTGGGCGATGCTCCCCGGGCTCAGGGGGTGA
- the ftsW gene encoding putative lipid II flippase FtsW: MGARQRPFKLGPVPGAGGMETAGTAARAGMYPDAAPPDVVLILAVATLMAIGVVMVLSSSYTRALSQFHDPYYFFKRQVVYAVAGWGLVAAIMRLDVQRLRAVAVPLMALGYVLLAVVLAVGQEIGGSRRWISLPFVNLQPSELAKLAAVNFAAFWAAQRPQAMGSFFRGPLVPLIAAGLAFGLIMLEPDFGTGVMLLFVVVVVLFAGGMKPGQLALLGVLILPVMGVLIWMEPYRMARLLAFIDPWADPAGRGWSVIQSLLAIGSGGLFGLGLGQSRQKFAYLPEHHTDFIFAILSEELGWVGAVTVVVLFLIIAWRGYRIALGLEDPYEQLLAVGCVTLVVGQGLLNIGVVSGSLPVTGIPLPFVSYGGSSLMASMTAIGVLLKLSRHSVV, from the coding sequence GTGGGCGCTCGGCAGCGCCCTTTCAAGCTCGGCCCCGTGCCAGGCGCCGGAGGCATGGAGACCGCGGGGACGGCGGCACGCGCGGGGATGTACCCGGACGCAGCCCCGCCGGACGTGGTGCTCATCCTTGCCGTCGCCACCCTGATGGCGATCGGGGTGGTGATGGTGCTCAGCTCCAGCTACACCCGCGCGCTGAGCCAGTTTCACGACCCGTACTACTTCTTCAAGCGCCAGGTGGTCTACGCCGTCGCCGGGTGGGGGCTGGTGGCCGCCATCATGCGGCTCGACGTGCAGCGGCTGCGGGCGGTGGCCGTTCCGCTGATGGCGCTCGGTTACGTCCTTTTGGCCGTCGTGCTGGCGGTGGGGCAGGAGATCGGCGGGTCGCGGCGTTGGATCAGCCTTCCGTTCGTCAACCTGCAGCCGTCCGAGCTGGCGAAGCTCGCCGCCGTCAACTTCGCCGCATTCTGGGCCGCCCAGCGTCCGCAGGCCATGGGCTCGTTCTTCCGGGGTCCGCTCGTGCCCCTGATCGCGGCGGGCCTGGCCTTCGGGCTCATCATGCTGGAGCCGGACTTCGGCACCGGCGTCATGCTCCTGTTCGTGGTGGTGGTCGTTCTCTTCGCAGGGGGCATGAAACCGGGGCAGTTGGCCCTTCTCGGCGTGCTCATCCTTCCGGTCATGGGCGTTCTCATCTGGATGGAGCCATACCGGATGGCACGGTTGCTGGCGTTCATCGACCCGTGGGCGGACCCCGCCGGGCGTGGATGGAGCGTCATTCAGTCGCTCCTGGCCATTGGGTCGGGAGGCCTGTTCGGGCTGGGGCTCGGGCAGAGCCGGCAGAAGTTTGCCTACCTTCCCGAGCACCACACCGACTTCATCTTTGCCATCCTCAGCGAAGAACTCGGTTGGGTGGGCGCCGTTACTGTGGTCGTGCTTTTCCTGATCATCGCCTGGCGGGGATACCGCATCGCGCTGGGGCTCGAGGATCCGTATGAACAGTTGCTGGCAGTGGGGTGCGTCACCCTGGTGGTGGGGCAGGGGCTGCTCAACATCGGGGTGGTCAGCGGCTCGCTCCCGGTCACCGGGATTCCGCTGCCATTCGTCTCCTACGGGGGGAGCTCCCTCATGGCCAGCATGACCGCCATCGGAGTGCTTTTGAAGCTCTCCCGGCACAGCGTGGTTTGA